A DNA window from Pontiella agarivorans contains the following coding sequences:
- a CDS encoding competence/damage-inducible protein A — MHIQAELISIGNELLSGQTLNTHGRDLGTALSTIGLHLSRDTTIGDDIPTIGSAIKEALARVDLVFVSGGLGPTIDDITRDALAELLQRKIILDSATVKKIETSFETKGRKMSLAATRQAQVLEGADVLNNSVGHAPGQRIETDEEKTLFVLPGPPNEFNAILNEEILPGLKLRYSDIKPLVIRFIRTQGIGESDIVTILEKAHFQPPEVDLGFYPGNGRVKIRLSSTADHEDRVLAAVAELRTLLADFIFSE; from the coding sequence ATGCACATTCAAGCGGAACTTATATCGATCGGAAACGAACTGCTCAGTGGCCAGACCCTGAACACACATGGACGCGACCTGGGAACAGCACTTTCAACCATCGGGCTGCACCTTTCGCGCGATACCACCATCGGTGACGACATACCAACCATTGGAAGCGCAATAAAAGAGGCTCTCGCCCGGGTTGACCTGGTCTTTGTGAGCGGCGGTCTCGGCCCCACCATTGACGACATCACGCGCGATGCCCTTGCCGAGCTGCTCCAGCGTAAAATCATCCTCGACTCCGCCACCGTCAAAAAAATTGAAACCTCCTTCGAAACCAAAGGCCGTAAAATGTCCCTCGCCGCCACCCGCCAGGCGCAGGTGCTCGAAGGGGCCGATGTGCTTAATAATTCTGTTGGCCACGCTCCCGGCCAGCGTATTGAAACCGACGAAGAAAAAACCCTGTTTGTGCTGCCCGGTCCTCCGAACGAATTTAATGCGATTTTAAACGAGGAAATTCTCCCCGGGCTCAAATTGCGTTATTCCGACATTAAACCGCTCGTAATCCGTTTTATCCGTACGCAGGGAATCGGAGAATCCGATATCGTCACGATTCTTGAAAAAGCACATTTCCAGCCCCCGGAAGTCGATCTAGGGTTCTACCCCGGCAACGGCCGCGTAAAAATCCGCCTCTCCTCCACCGCCGATCACGAAGACCGTGTACTCGCCGCCGTCGCGGAACTGCGTACCCTTCTTGCTGATTTTATTTTTTCCGAATAA
- the xseA gene encoding exodeoxyribonuclease VII large subunit — protein MAEKRQIYSVSDINRKARMVLESAMGELWVEGELSRVTIHSSGHWYFTLKDAGAAVSCAMFARDNAGVAFRPKDGMQVQMLARPSLYEASGRYQLIASEMEEAGKGNLQEQFEKLKAKLDAEGLFSRDRKKPLPLLPKKIGVVTSPTGAAIRDIINVLTRRFPNIEILLAPVTVQGPAAAKSIANAINYLNKRNVKQPIDVLIVGRGGGSIEDLWAFNEEVVARAIAESEIPVISAVGHEIDFTIADFTADVRAPTPSAAAELAVREKGDLEDEVSLYQRRLNESLVRMQRDFQLRLNRAAHSYVFREPAVLVKQYRQKILSLEMRMGDLLKLESQTIFQRLERSSTRMEYLLESGVLQAHQRVDELSLLMRHEMERKAERSRQRFQSLESQLRMLNPMAVLGRGYSLTRRPDGSVVRSAEDVKKGDALITALADGKVVSKVTEKE, from the coding sequence ATGGCTGAAAAGCGCCAAATCTATTCCGTGTCCGACATCAACCGCAAAGCGCGGATGGTGCTGGAGTCGGCCATGGGCGAGCTGTGGGTCGAGGGCGAGCTTTCGCGCGTGACAATCCATTCCAGCGGGCACTGGTATTTTACGCTGAAGGATGCGGGCGCGGCGGTTTCGTGCGCCATGTTTGCGCGGGATAATGCGGGCGTTGCATTCCGTCCGAAAGACGGCATGCAGGTGCAGATGCTGGCGCGGCCGAGTCTGTACGAAGCGAGCGGGCGGTATCAGCTGATTGCTTCGGAAATGGAGGAGGCCGGAAAGGGCAACCTTCAGGAGCAGTTTGAAAAGCTGAAAGCCAAACTCGATGCCGAGGGGCTGTTTTCCAGAGATCGGAAAAAACCGCTGCCGCTGCTGCCGAAAAAAATCGGCGTCGTTACGTCGCCCACCGGGGCGGCGATCCGCGACATCATCAATGTGCTGACGCGCCGGTTTCCGAATATTGAAATATTGCTGGCTCCGGTGACGGTTCAGGGGCCGGCGGCTGCGAAGAGCATTGCCAATGCGATCAACTATTTGAATAAGCGGAATGTAAAGCAGCCGATTGATGTGCTGATTGTCGGGCGCGGGGGCGGGTCGATTGAGGATCTCTGGGCGTTCAACGAGGAAGTGGTGGCGCGGGCGATTGCGGAGTCGGAAATTCCGGTGATTTCGGCGGTGGGGCACGAGATTGATTTTACGATTGCGGATTTTACGGCGGATGTGCGGGCGCCGACCCCTTCGGCGGCGGCGGAGCTGGCCGTGCGGGAAAAGGGGGATCTGGAGGATGAGGTTTCACTCTATCAGCGTCGGTTGAATGAGAGCCTGGTGCGGATGCAGAGGGATTTCCAGCTGCGGCTGAACCGGGCGGCGCATTCGTATGTGTTCCGGGAGCCGGCGGTGCTGGTGAAGCAGTATCGACAGAAAATTTTATCGCTGGAAATGCGGATGGGGGATCTGCTGAAGCTGGAATCGCAAACAATTTTCCAGCGGCTGGAACGTTCGTCTACGCGTATGGAGTATCTGCTGGAGTCGGGCGTGCTGCAGGCGCATCAGCGGGTGGACGAGCTGAGCCTGCTGATGCGGCATGAAATGGAGCGCAAGGCGGAGCGGAGCAGACAGCGGTTCCAATCGCTGGAAAGCCAGTTGCGCATGCTGAATCCGATGGCGGTGCTGGGGCGGGGATACAGCTTGACGCGCCGACCGGACGGGTCGGTGGTGCGCTCGGCGGAAGATGTGAAAAAAGGGGATGCCCTGATTACGGCGCTGGCGGATGGAAAAGTGGTTTCCAAGGTGACGGAAAAAGAGTAA
- a CDS encoding TIGR00282 family metallophosphoesterase has protein sequence MNVLLVGDIVGKPGRNAFTQVAAQLRNEGRVDFIIANGENAASGRGPTPEIAHAILNAGADVMILGDHAWDSREMVAGIDLEERIIRPANFPKGAPGKGWVRVDTPEGPLVVMQLVCRVFMQPSYDCPFQMADRMLNGPLSSDKVIFVDFHGEASSERMAMGRFLDGRVSSVTGTHTHCQTSDNRIFPNGTAYMTDLGMTGPQDSVLGREVEPVIKKFLTGVPQKFDVAKGDPTLEGAIVDVDMKTGKAKSIERIRITI, from the coding sequence ATGAACGTTTTACTGGTTGGAGATATTGTCGGGAAACCCGGGCGGAATGCCTTTACGCAGGTCGCCGCGCAGCTCCGAAACGAAGGCCGCGTGGATTTTATTATCGCGAACGGTGAAAATGCCGCGTCGGGCCGCGGGCCGACCCCCGAGATTGCCCATGCGATTCTGAACGCCGGGGCCGATGTGATGATTCTGGGCGACCATGCATGGGACAGCCGGGAAATGGTGGCGGGCATTGATTTGGAGGAGCGGATTATCCGTCCCGCCAATTTCCCGAAAGGGGCGCCGGGCAAAGGATGGGTCCGCGTGGATACCCCGGAAGGGCCGCTGGTTGTGATGCAGCTGGTCTGCCGCGTCTTCATGCAGCCGAGCTACGACTGCCCGTTTCAGATGGCGGACCGTATGCTGAACGGTCCGCTCAGCTCGGATAAAGTGATTTTTGTCGATTTCCACGGGGAGGCGTCGTCGGAGCGTATGGCGATGGGCCGTTTTCTGGACGGGCGCGTTTCGTCCGTTACCGGAACCCACACGCATTGCCAGACCTCGGATAACCGGATTTTTCCGAACGGTACGGCCTATATGACCGATCTCGGCATGACCGGTCCGCAGGATTCCGTGCTCGGCCGCGAGGTGGAACCCGTCATTAAAAAGTTCCTTACCGGTGTGCCGCAGAAATTCGATGTGGCCAAAGGCGACCCGACGCTCGAAGGCGCAATCGTCGATGTTGATATGAAAACCGGCAAAGCGAAGAGCATCGAACGGATTCGCATTACCATTTAA
- a CDS encoding S1C family serine protease, translating into MDRRRIILIVFCILMVTGALISALNRQRASEEPAHRRTDIPTSHFTPRQRPVSAHNPARAYSDAIANAIDKVMPSVVVIRTQNLTLKRERVALDPFGIYQGYRNIEEHNKGEGSGVIIDEVGHVLTSWHVIENAVGGEVVLNDGTRMSAVVVGHDVATDLAVLKIKDAGSDCPAVEFGDSDRVRVGEVAIAIGSPFSLQRTATVGYVSSKGRKVDILPYEDFIQTDAAINEGNSGGPLVDVDGRMIGINTAKKTDDQQKGVGIAFAVPSNLAMVVAKSIIETGKHEWPWIGVTFKNKDQVYRDEMYGGTGAYIDQVWNDTPASRAELVPGTSVLAVDGRKVESVEDIERIIFSKSVGDTVRFTLEYEEGQFDVELPLEKFPGSLFN; encoded by the coding sequence ATGGATCGTCGACGAATTATTCTGATCGTTTTTTGTATCCTGATGGTGACAGGGGCCCTGATTTCGGCGCTGAATCGCCAGCGGGCTTCCGAGGAGCCGGCACATCGCCGGACGGATATTCCGACTTCGCATTTTACTCCTCGTCAGCGTCCGGTTTCGGCGCATAATCCGGCGAGGGCGTACAGCGACGCTATTGCTAATGCCATTGATAAGGTGATGCCTTCGGTGGTGGTGATTCGTACGCAGAATCTGACCCTGAAACGGGAGCGGGTTGCTCTGGATCCTTTTGGAATTTACCAGGGGTATAGAAATATTGAAGAGCACAACAAAGGAGAGGGCTCGGGCGTTATTATCGACGAGGTGGGTCATGTGCTGACCAGCTGGCATGTCATTGAAAATGCCGTGGGCGGTGAGGTGGTTCTGAACGATGGAACCCGCATGAGTGCTGTGGTGGTCGGACATGATGTGGCTACTGATCTGGCGGTGCTGAAAATCAAAGATGCCGGAAGCGACTGTCCGGCGGTGGAATTCGGCGATTCGGATCGCGTGCGTGTAGGTGAAGTGGCTATTGCCATCGGCTCGCCGTTCAGCCTGCAACGGACGGCAACGGTCGGCTATGTGAGTTCCAAGGGCCGGAAAGTGGATATTCTGCCTTATGAGGATTTTATTCAGACGGATGCCGCGATTAATGAAGGGAACAGTGGCGGTCCGCTGGTGGATGTGGACGGCCGCATGATCGGCATCAATACGGCGAAGAAAACCGACGATCAGCAAAAGGGCGTTGGCATTGCTTTTGCGGTTCCTTCGAATCTGGCAATGGTGGTGGCGAAATCGATTATTGAAACCGGGAAACATGAATGGCCGTGGATCGGAGTGACCTTTAAAAATAAAGATCAGGTTTACCGTGATGAAATGTATGGCGGAACCGGGGCCTATATTGATCAGGTCTGGAATGATACGCCGGCTTCACGGGCAGAACTGGTGCCCGGAACGTCGGTATTGGCGGTGGATGGCCGGAAAGTGGAAAGCGTTGAGGATATTGAACGGATCATTTTCAGCAAATCGGTAGGGGATACGGTGCGTTTTACGCTGGAATATGAAGAAGGGCAGTTCGATGTTGAACTGCCCCTCGAGAAGTTTCCAGGTTCACTGTTTAACTAA
- a CDS encoding MotA/TolQ/ExbB proton channel family protein gives MKTKMTPLVSWSVWAVGLSLVMGTVTRSHLLAGFAADKTGMSYVITALFLAGLVVSFLSAKKLHDEWGVLAHICKTNTLPQSADRNDITSVFQRLADYKEKKETVNIHTVIDTYHSKHNSRVRSVSIMAALVISMGLLGTVVGLIMSISGLGSMVENIGLSKNGMMDAMRLTFAGMGTAFYTTFFGALAGLILRAVAVSQLNSLSELCSEAAEYADANLVVKLESNEEAMNQQVTKLIASFESMQFEINALTGRISESIQDTMAAFRSSIVEVGDHAMTATREAVTGMTEQMGTFGTTIEESLAGYNTMISEAGNGVRESIGTVNDAIVRSGEALEESFGTLNTTLADSGVNVDTSFNGLSASVQQAGDTVSGSLADFKLSVDGTALELNDAVGKLHAAVCEVTGELVTMNKAKLDAEATQIAGHLSIAADSIQQFLSTKVSAANNTAEDENQKVA, from the coding sequence ATGAAAACAAAGATGACACCATTGGTATCATGGAGCGTATGGGCCGTCGGCCTGTCGCTCGTGATGGGCACCGTGACCCGTAGCCACCTGCTGGCCGGATTCGCCGCGGATAAAACCGGAATGAGTTATGTGATTACCGCCCTGTTTCTTGCAGGCCTGGTTGTTTCGTTCCTTTCCGCAAAGAAACTGCATGACGAATGGGGCGTTCTGGCCCACATCTGCAAAACCAATACATTGCCGCAGTCAGCAGACCGGAACGATATCACATCGGTTTTCCAGCGCCTGGCTGACTACAAGGAAAAAAAGGAAACCGTTAACATTCACACGGTAATAGACACCTATCATTCCAAACACAATTCGCGCGTGCGCTCCGTATCCATTATGGCTGCGCTGGTCATTTCGATGGGGCTGCTCGGCACCGTGGTTGGTCTGATTATGTCGATCTCAGGTCTGGGTTCGATGGTCGAAAACATCGGCCTGTCCAAGAACGGCATGATGGATGCCATGCGCCTGACTTTTGCCGGTATGGGCACCGCGTTCTACACAACATTCTTCGGGGCGCTCGCCGGCCTGATTCTGCGGGCTGTAGCCGTTTCCCAACTGAATTCACTATCTGAACTCTGTTCCGAAGCCGCTGAATATGCCGATGCAAACCTCGTGGTTAAACTGGAAAGCAATGAAGAAGCCATGAATCAGCAGGTCACCAAGCTGATTGCCAGCTTCGAAAGCATGCAGTTCGAAATCAATGCCCTGACCGGCCGCATCTCAGAATCCATTCAAGACACCATGGCGGCCTTCCGCAGTTCTATTGTTGAAGTCGGAGATCACGCGATGACCGCCACCAGAGAAGCGGTCACCGGCATGACAGAACAAATGGGCACTTTCGGCACGACAATCGAAGAGTCACTCGCCGGATACAACACGATGATTTCCGAAGCCGGAAACGGTGTGCGCGAATCCATCGGAACCGTAAACGACGCCATTGTACGTTCCGGCGAAGCGCTGGAAGAATCCTTCGGTACCCTGAATACCACTCTGGCGGATTCCGGCGTTAACGTGGATACCTCTTTCAATGGGCTCAGTGCATCCGTTCAGCAGGCCGGCGATACCGTTTCCGGCTCTCTCGCAGACTTTAAACTTTCGGTAGACGGAACAGCACTGGAATTAAATGATGCGGTCGGCAAACTGCACGCCGCCGTTTGTGAGGTCACCGGAGAACTGGTGACGATGAATAAAGCCAAGCTGGATGCGGAAGCCACACAGATTGCCGGCCATCTTTCCATAGCGGCGGATTCCATCCAGCAGTTCCTGAGCACCAAAGTTTCAGCAGCCAACAACACCGCTGAAGACGAAAACCAGAAGGTGGCATAA
- the nrdB gene encoding class Ia ribonucleoside-diphosphate reductase subunit beta, with protein MAFSTFRQDQNNALEEPMFLGNSVNVSRFDQQRHPIFESIIEKQLSFFWRPEEVDISKDRADWQSLTASERHIFISNLKYQTLLDSVAARSVNVCLLPLVSLPELETWVETWAFAETIHSRSYTHILRNLFSDPSEVFDDIVVNENIVNRAKDITRHFDDIILMSHIYHSQGEGSVEIDGHTVQVTKHELKKRLYMAICAINSLEAIRFYVSFACSFAFSERELLEGNAKIIKLIARDEALHLTGTQHILNLWADGRDDPEMADIAAELHDEGRGLFLDVVEQEKAWADYLFKDGSMIGMNADILKQYVEYISNQRMLAIGYDAPFDIKTNPLPWMNAYLVSDNVQVAPQEAEISSYLVGQVDSSVDSSDFDGFEL; from the coding sequence ATGGCTTTTTCAACCTTCAGACAGGATCAGAATAACGCACTCGAAGAACCGATGTTTCTCGGCAACAGCGTGAATGTTTCGCGCTTCGACCAGCAGCGGCATCCCATCTTTGAAAGCATCATCGAAAAACAGCTCTCCTTTTTCTGGCGCCCGGAAGAGGTGGATATTTCCAAAGACCGCGCCGATTGGCAGTCGCTGACCGCTTCGGAGCGGCACATTTTTATCTCCAACCTGAAATACCAGACGCTGCTCGATTCCGTGGCGGCGCGTTCGGTCAATGTCTGCCTGCTTCCGCTGGTTTCGCTGCCGGAGCTCGAGACGTGGGTGGAAACCTGGGCGTTTGCCGAGACGATTCATTCGCGTTCCTACACCCATATTCTGCGCAATCTTTTTTCCGACCCGAGCGAGGTGTTTGATGACATTGTCGTGAATGAAAATATTGTGAACCGCGCGAAAGATATTACGCGCCATTTTGATGACATCATTCTGATGTCGCACATCTATCATTCGCAGGGCGAGGGATCGGTGGAGATTGACGGACACACGGTACAGGTTACCAAACATGAGCTGAAGAAACGCCTCTACATGGCGATCTGCGCGATCAATTCGCTGGAGGCGATCCGCTTCTATGTATCTTTTGCCTGCTCGTTTGCTTTTTCCGAACGCGAGCTGCTGGAAGGCAACGCCAAAATCATCAAACTGATTGCCCGCGATGAAGCGCTGCACCTGACCGGCACACAGCATATTCTGAATCTCTGGGCCGACGGCCGTGATGATCCGGAAATGGCGGACATTGCCGCTGAGCTGCATGACGAGGGGCGCGGACTGTTTCTTGATGTGGTGGAGCAGGAAAAAGCGTGGGCGGATTATCTGTTCAAAGACGGGTCGATGATCGGCATGAATGCCGATATCCTGAAACAGTATGTCGAATACATCAGCAACCAGCGCATGCTGGCCATCGGCTATGACGCCCCGTTTGATATTAAAACCAATCCACTGCCGTGGATGAATGCCTATCTGGTCAGTGATAATGTGCAGGTTGCGCCGCAGGAAGCGGAAATCTCCTCCTATCTGGTCGGGCAGGTTGATTCGTCGGTTGACAGTTCAGATTTCGACGGTTTTGAACTCTAA
- the yfaE gene encoding class I ribonucleotide reductase maintenance protein YfaE, with the protein MPHRIHVDEQLKPFPYEEADELNVLDCLEKKGIEMHSHCRAGICGTCRVKLLRGVVKYPAGPPLAYVREGEILPCCCEPVTDIEIRTY; encoded by the coding sequence ATGCCGCACCGGATTCATGTTGATGAGCAGCTGAAGCCTTTTCCCTATGAAGAGGCGGATGAGTTGAATGTGCTCGACTGCCTGGAGAAAAAAGGGATCGAAATGCACAGCCACTGCCGTGCGGGCATCTGCGGAACCTGCCGCGTGAAGCTGCTGCGCGGCGTGGTGAAATATCCGGCCGGCCCGCCGCTGGCCTATGTCCGCGAAGGCGAGATCCTGCCGTGCTGCTGCGAGCCGGTTACCGATATTGAAATCAGGACCTACTGA
- a CDS encoding exodeoxyribonuclease VII small subunit, producing MAEKKSVDFEQSLERLEELVDQMESGELSLEAMIKHFEEGSKLVEVCTQKLNEVEQKIEKLVKKDGELQEVPFEVEG from the coding sequence ATGGCGGAAAAGAAAAGCGTAGATTTTGAGCAATCGCTGGAGCGGCTGGAGGAACTGGTTGACCAGATGGAAAGCGGCGAGCTGAGTCTGGAGGCGATGATTAAACATTTTGAAGAGGGCTCGAAGCTGGTTGAGGTCTGTACTCAAAAGCTGAATGAGGTTGAACAGAAGATTGAAAAACTTGTGAAAAAGGATGGCGAACTGCAAGAGGTGCCGTTTGAGGTGGAAGGGTAG
- the rsmB gene encoding 16S rRNA (cytosine(967)-C(5))-methyltransferase RsmB: MKKQKNSRLIAAEIVFQWLEHQDFPDRSLAKLKQDHAFILEVVNGVVRNRLKLQWLETKWVKNEPKLIFKAILWVGLYQILFMKVEDYAAINETVQAAKERPGGLGPAKLINAILRRAQREKDDLFKSLESQPDYIRLSHPEFLMERWKKTYGEADAVALAEWNNEPPSTILRIEQSAVDAAEFIDKLREADIEPLLHPYSDKEIFLVLPRGIPVKKVPGYDEGWFTVQDPATSVSVDLLAPRPGETVLDACAAPGGKTAMIAGRMDRRGELVAMDLHDDRIRVLEENKKRLKLDWIATVKGDARKPQAVFSNDRKFDAILLDVPCLNTGVFKRRADARWRVTEERIETITKLQYEILTACSELLAEKGRLVYSTCSLEPEENEELVTRWIANHSGFRLVKTGKAFPPDSGTDGAFAALIRKK; this comes from the coding sequence ATGAAAAAACAAAAAAACAGCCGTCTCATCGCCGCAGAAATCGTCTTCCAATGGTTGGAACATCAGGATTTCCCAGACCGCAGTCTCGCAAAACTGAAGCAGGATCATGCCTTTATTCTCGAAGTGGTCAACGGGGTCGTACGCAACCGTCTCAAGCTCCAATGGCTGGAAACGAAGTGGGTTAAAAATGAACCGAAACTCATATTCAAAGCCATTCTATGGGTTGGGCTCTACCAAATTCTTTTTATGAAAGTGGAAGACTATGCCGCCATCAACGAAACCGTACAGGCCGCCAAAGAGCGCCCCGGCGGGCTTGGTCCGGCGAAGCTGATCAATGCCATACTCCGCCGGGCCCAGCGTGAAAAAGACGACCTTTTCAAATCTCTGGAAAGTCAGCCCGACTACATTCGCCTTTCACATCCTGAATTTCTAATGGAGCGCTGGAAAAAGACCTATGGCGAGGCCGATGCGGTTGCGCTGGCCGAATGGAACAATGAACCGCCTTCCACCATACTGCGGATTGAGCAGAGTGCGGTCGATGCCGCCGAGTTTATTGATAAATTGCGTGAGGCGGACATTGAACCGCTCTTGCACCCTTATTCCGACAAAGAGATTTTTCTGGTGCTGCCTCGCGGTATTCCCGTGAAAAAAGTGCCCGGTTACGATGAGGGCTGGTTTACTGTGCAGGATCCGGCCACGTCGGTTTCTGTGGATCTGCTTGCCCCGCGCCCCGGAGAAACGGTGCTCGATGCCTGTGCTGCGCCGGGTGGAAAAACCGCGATGATCGCCGGGCGGATGGACCGCCGCGGAGAACTGGTTGCAATGGATCTGCATGATGACCGCATTCGCGTTTTGGAAGAAAATAAAAAACGGCTTAAGCTCGATTGGATTGCAACGGTGAAGGGGGATGCCCGGAAACCGCAGGCTGTATTTTCCAATGACCGGAAATTCGATGCCATTCTGCTCGACGTGCCGTGTCTTAATACCGGCGTATTCAAACGCCGGGCTGATGCGCGCTGGCGTGTGACCGAAGAGCGTATTGAAACGATCACGAAACTGCAGTACGAAATTCTGACGGCCTGTTCTGAACTGCTGGCCGAAAAAGGGCGGCTGGTCTATAGCACCTGCAGCCTTGAACCCGAAGAGAATGAAGAGCTCGTCACCCGCTGGATCGCGAACCATTCCGGTTTCCGTCTTGTGAAAACCGGCAAGGCCTTCCCGCCTGACTCCGGAACCGATGGCGCCTTTGCGGCGCTTATTCGGAAAAAATAA
- a CDS encoding uracil-DNA glycosylase — MAEETTYYGLLEDIEKYLEYQRDEGVQRLEVDRAVLLALAKEPEVETVKPLKVETVPIPEDFQTLEAISDHISACTNCTLCETRNATVPGEGRGDSPDIMFIGEGPGAEEDAQGRPFVGKAGQLLEKMIEAMGYTREQVFIGNVVKCRPPKNRKPLPEEMEMCLPYLRRQIKLIQPKVIVGLGGTAMEGLLGRPVGITRIRGVWHEYAGIRLMPTFHPSYLLRDPSKKKDAWADLKLVLAALSKEPPPRK, encoded by the coding sequence ATGGCTGAAGAAACAACATATTACGGATTGCTGGAAGATATTGAGAAATATCTGGAATATCAGCGTGATGAGGGGGTTCAACGCCTGGAGGTCGATCGCGCGGTGCTGTTGGCGCTGGCGAAAGAGCCGGAGGTGGAGACGGTAAAACCGCTGAAAGTCGAGACGGTGCCGATTCCAGAGGATTTCCAGACGTTGGAAGCGATCAGCGATCATATTTCGGCCTGTACCAATTGCACGCTCTGTGAAACCCGGAATGCCACGGTGCCGGGCGAAGGCCGGGGAGATTCGCCGGATATTATGTTTATCGGTGAGGGGCCGGGTGCGGAGGAAGATGCGCAGGGTCGACCTTTTGTCGGGAAAGCCGGGCAGCTGCTGGAAAAAATGATCGAGGCGATGGGTTATACGAGGGAGCAGGTTTTTATCGGAAATGTGGTAAAATGCCGCCCGCCGAAAAATCGTAAACCGCTTCCGGAAGAGATGGAGATGTGCCTGCCTTATCTGCGTAGGCAGATTAAATTAATTCAGCCGAAAGTGATTGTCGGCCTCGGCGGAACGGCTATGGAGGGATTGCTGGGCCGTCCGGTGGGGATTACGCGAATACGCGGGGTGTGGCATGAATATGCCGGAATCCGGCTGATGCCGACGTTTCATCCGTCGTACCTGCTGCGGGATCCTTCGAAGAAAAAGGATGCCTGGGCAGACCTCAAGCTGGTGCTCGCTGCGTTGAGCAAAGAGCCGCCTCCGCGTAAATAG
- a CDS encoding RluA family pseudouridine synthase: MNGYLEAMENTNQHSLTVESTDAKKRLDAFLSANVTALSRSQWKMLIDQQRVLVNGQPCKPNTRLKPGDGVTWSVPDRAPLEAVPEDIPLHILFEDDAVLVLNKPPGMVVHPAVGNPSGTLLHGLLFHDPVFQALERAGIVHRLDKDTSGVMVVAKSDKAMQEMQRQFKARETEKEYVALVWGEPPGSGRVETLLGRHPVHRKKQAVLKDHGREAITNFQCLEQFSECAWLKIGIETGRTHQIRVHMAHLKHPIVGDTVYGRAHRGRLPAEPERQMLHAAKLSFSHPESGKRLSFEAPLFEDMESLLEKLRNG; the protein is encoded by the coding sequence ATGAATGGATATCTTGAAGCTATGGAAAACACGAATCAACACTCTTTAACAGTCGAAAGCACAGACGCAAAAAAGCGGCTGGATGCTTTTTTGTCGGCCAATGTGACGGCGCTGTCGCGTTCGCAGTGGAAAATGCTGATTGATCAGCAGCGGGTGCTGGTCAATGGGCAGCCTTGCAAACCGAATACCCGGTTGAAGCCGGGGGATGGGGTGACGTGGTCGGTTCCGGATCGGGCCCCGCTGGAGGCTGTGCCGGAGGATATTCCGCTGCATATTCTGTTTGAGGACGATGCGGTGCTGGTGTTGAACAAGCCGCCGGGCATGGTGGTGCATCCGGCGGTGGGCAATCCATCGGGCACCCTGTTGCACGGTTTGCTTTTTCACGATCCGGTTTTTCAGGCGCTGGAACGCGCCGGCATTGTGCATCGGCTGGATAAGGATACGAGCGGAGTGATGGTGGTGGCAAAGTCGGATAAGGCCATGCAGGAGATGCAGCGGCAGTTCAAGGCCCGGGAAACGGAAAAAGAGTATGTGGCGCTGGTTTGGGGCGAACCGCCGGGGAGCGGACGGGTTGAAACGCTGCTGGGCCGGCATCCGGTGCACCGTAAAAAGCAGGCGGTGCTGAAGGACCACGGACGCGAAGCGATTACGAATTTCCAATGTTTGGAACAGTTTTCAGAGTGTGCCTGGCTGAAGATCGGAATTGAGACGGGCCGCACGCACCAGATTCGGGTGCATATGGCGCATCTGAAGCATCCGATTGTCGGCGATACGGTTTATGGGCGGGCACACAGAGGGCGGCTGCCGGCTGAGCCGGAGCGGCAGATGCTGCATGCCGCGAAACTTTCTTTTAGTCATCCGGAATCCGGGAAAAGGCTTTCCTTCGAAGCGCCGTTGTTTGAAGATATGGAATCGTTGCTGGAAAAACTGCGGAATGGCTGA